tattttacgttattattttttagtttttaagtataattaacacacagtgttatattaacaACTGTATAATagagtgactcaacaattctatacattactcagtgctcgttACCAttatactcttaatccctttgacttattttacccatcccctacccacctcccacccacacGGAACTCCTTTTATACTAAGTGTATATAGAATGATTATAGAAACGTCattcttttcaaaagagaaacaatGTTAAATAATTGAAAGTTTATGCAATTATGATTCTAGACTCAGATTAATCAGAATCTATATTTgaccaaaaaaacaaagtttaactATCAAAGAGCTTACTTTTTTAGAACTATGACTGGCCTTGACTGAAAATCTTGGTTTTCATTTAGAATACTGTCagctagaaacaaaacaaaacaaaacaaaacaaaaccgaccaagcaaaaaaaaaaaaaagttgttttaaccAATGCCAAAATACAGAGAAGATTCATTCATAAGTAATTTGTCACTATCAGTGATCACTCAGGAGACAGAGCAGAGTAGAAGGGAACTGTTTTAAACTcaacatgggtgcctgggtggctcagctggttgagagtctgacttcagctcaggtcatgatctcccattttgtgagtttgagccctgtgtcaggctctgtgctcacagctcagagcctggagcctgatttggattctgtgtctcccttgctctctgcacctcccccacttatgttctgtcaatctctctctcaaaattaaacattaaaaaaaattttttttaaataaaatagactcTACAAAGCAGGAAGACATGTTGATAGCAGTTCACATGAAGTTACCTGCTGACTTACATAAAGGGCATAACCAGGTTTATATGCTTATTTCATGAGCTAAGGTGGTACCAACCATAATctaaaatattacattgtatttaGACCTTTGCAAAACTATGTTCTGACCAcaggaatgaaattttaaaaactaataaccatattattaataaaaaatgatagagaaagaAACTTGGCTTTCACTTTCGTACAGGAATCTGTGTAATAAAATCCATAGTTATATTGAGTTACCTTTTTAACATATACTCTTAAACCTCCTAGAAAGAATAGGGTCACTTCAAAATTTGAATCATATTTATTAGATTGATCATTGATAGCTACTGAGTGATTTGATCGAGCATTCAGGGATACGTTAGTTTTCAAGATTTACAGTGAATAGATATGTGCTCTCCTTCACTTGGAGACAGAACTGCTTTaccacaaatacataaataaaagtctCAAGAATATTCCCCGTTTCCTTTGCTTATTACCAGTGATTGCAGCGTGTTAAGAGAATCTGAATACAGACATTTAAAGGAAGCATCCCACCTCTAACCCAAATGAAAAAATTCAATGCCAAAAATCCagttatcaaaatttaaaagcaactaGAGTTACCCTATTTCCTAGAAGCCGTATTATATTTCCAAGGGGTAGAACCAGCAAAATGGTACTAAGTAAGTACACATATTGCCACACACACAATGCAAAATGTGTaattttgcacacacacatgcaaaaatgtaCAATGCATGTAATCTAGAGCAAGAAAAAATTTCTACTTTCATCACTATTTTTTAGATGTCACAGTCCTAAATATAAGAGGTTGATATTTCAGGTTCAGAAGAAATATGTCTCTTAGGAGTGTTGACATTTTTACATGTGGAtaccttttgagaaaaaaaactcAATTTGCACACACTGCTGGGAACAcaatctattttttcccctctgaggcCCACCTGATCACATCATATGTAAACCAAGGAAGTGTTGCACTAGTTTTTCTCCATTTGTGAATGAATTGCTTCATATGACCTTCTGAAAGGCCCATATGTTGCCACTTGTCTACATCAGAAGTTCTTTTGAAATGTCAGTGTCAGTAAAATTGAGCATGAAACTCTTTAGTTTCTACTAATGTTGTCTCAAAGTAACATCAGCTAGATctccaacaagaaaaaaatatcatttgattaacttttcaaaatctgtcaaaaacaaaggacatggaaaaaaaaggagagaaatcgATCTTGATTATGAACAGCCCAAACAATCAGATGAAAGCTAGGGGcatctggatagctcagttggttaagcgtctgactctggctctcatggttcatggaaacAAGCCCTGTATTGCtgtctgtgctgagagcacggagcctgcttgggattctctctctctctctctctctctctctctctctcattctctctctctctctctgcccctcttccactcatggtctgtctctctctcaaaacaaataaataagtactaaaaaaaaaaaaagaaagctaaaagagATAAATGGTGCTGTTGGAGTTTTAACTCATTGCTAATCGGTTTATAGCTGCTACAAATCATTCTTTTCAATCAtttatctttgaaaagatcaggaaaataataacaaatgtgtCATTCTTCAACAAATTGctgtctcttttcattttgagtCCAGAGTGCTTTTGGAAATATAAAGATATAGCAGGGTCTTACGTTGGAATATGGTCGCTTTGAATATGGAATGGATATTGAAAATTAAGAGCAGCGAAGAAAGGACAGACCACAACCAAAATATCTAAACACTGTTtgtttattcaaatttattgaaACAATTTGGTCTTCAAAATGCACTAAAAAATAGCAGCCTTTCATGATTTGGGGGTTGTTATTATGTGTTCTAAGCCACAATTTGGAGTTACATTCTTTTTACAGTTCACATTATGAAATGGCTCAACtgtgaagaaaatgtggtttgGTGTACCTAAAAAGTATCAGTTGGTGTTTATGGAGATCAcaatttatttctactctttcatGGATTGTCTGATTAAATTTGGGTAAGTTATCTAACATTGGAAAATGACAGTTTCCCATCTCTACAGTagagatatttctttctttcttctacaaaTATCGAACAGTTTTAATACGTTACATGAGCTTTTAGCACTCAGCATTTGGCTAAAAAATGTATCACTCAATTATCCTTCATTTGCTTATTCtctcataaattattttatgaaggCCTCAATCAGGGGGAGAACACTTATGCTATTGCCATAATTTGTGCTGTCAGCTACTTTTCCTTATGCGTGTCACTATGTAATGTTAGGCATCTGAAAGTGGGCTACAGTCCATTTCAGGATGGAAAGGATGGAGATATAATAGAAGGCATGTTTTACTGTTACTAGGACTCCATTGTAAATACTTCTCTCTGACTCTTAGACAACTTTTCTTGTTCTGTCTACTTctgttattatttaacatttactcaattgcaatgaaaacaattaaaatgtccCTCCCCCAGATTTATCATTgttccattatctttttttattaaaaaattttaaatatttatttttgagagagtgagagagagagagagagcacgaatggagaagagagagagagagagggagacacagaatccgaagctggctccagactctgagctgttagcacagaacctgatgcagggctcaaacccacaaacagtgagatcatgacctgagctgaagtcagatgcttaaccaactgagccacctgggtgccccctcTTTGCTCTATTATCTTAGACACATATCAGTCATATTCAGCCAATTCATAACAACTAGTTTATACTTCATGTTTTTTTGGAATTTTCAACAGCATTGCATCCTTAATTTCCTATTGGTTTAAACTGTCCAGTGAAATAATGAAAGTTAAATTTTAGTCATATggtaagaaaataatgaagtccTTAATTATTCCTTAATTATAGTGTCTCTTTGAGAAACTAAGCTCTTCTCTACCTCATCATTCAGTGATAATctgagataaaaattataatttcacaCAGGAAGGCCTTCAAAGCAGAATGACAATAAGCATTAGAATATTAGTTGGGGTGGAGTGTGCTGACAAGAGTTGGCTCACAAGCAGGACTTTAATTCAATACAGTCATCAGTGGATCATGAAATCCTATTATTTGTCTGTCCTAGATGGACATGTGCAAAGGTAATTACACTGTTTCAAGGTTTTGGCAGAAGATGATTCTCAAAATGTTGACAAAATCAAACTTGTggccattcattttttttccatacacTTGTTTTGACTAAGAGGAAATATAAGCCCAGAAAATTGAACTGACCTGATAAGCTCTGCctatttttactcatttaaacCTGCAATAAGCCTACTAATCTAGaggacttcaaaatatttttctctgtaaaatgggcatggtTGTGGTGggatctgatttctttttttttttttttttaatacttatttatttttgagagggaaagagaaagagagggagagagacagagaaacagaacatgagaaggggaggacagagagaaagagagacacagaatctgaagcaagatccaggctctaagctgtcagcacagagcctgatgtggggctccaacccacaaactgtgagatcatgacctgagacgaagccggatgcttaaccaactaagccaccccaaCTAAGCCAGAAATgcctctgatttctttcttctaccAATAAGGTTTTTATGAATCCTGGGAGTTCTATCACTTTCCAATGAACGGCACTGTGTctcattttccacaaaaatatcaataactatttattgaatacttattatCAGATTCTATTTGTTGTTTTCCATCTCAGTTCTATGGTATACCGTGGGATATGCTAGTAATTCCAACTCCATAACTTCATCACTTTACTGATGTGCTCTTAAACAAATGGATTGTATTCGATTTTTTTCCCGTTAGTGTATATGTGTAAAGAAAGAATGGTGGCTATTAAACTGTGGTTCTCCAGCTAatttcatatgtattatttttttaaatatttttattattatgtttatttattttgaggtgagagagagagagagagagaaagagagagagagagagaatgtgggggaggggcagagagagaaggagacagaatccgaagcaggctccaggctctgagctatcagcgcagagccccatgcagggctcgagcacactagtgtgagatcatgacctgacacgaggttggatgctcaaccgactggggccacccaggtgcccctatatgcaTTCTTTAATAATTTTGGGGAATCAAAGTATTCCAATCGCAATATATGTAGTGTGTTGGTTGACCACATGCTCtccagacagagacagaacgcctGTATTCAAATCTTTATCACACTGTCCTGAAGCTTCAGTCTTGGAACTTCACTGTGTTCCTCAAATGAGGCAGTTCCATAATTTTTCAGTAAGAATTAAATGACAGTAAGTTTATAGAAGAacatctaaaatacattttaagaataaaatcagtGTTTGCTAATATCACAAAGCAACAGATACATTATTGTCAAATCTGAGTACAATTAGAAAATTTACTCAATTTCCATTGTGTAAATttgatgtctattttttttttcagagaattaCCCTGTGAGTGTAGTATAACACATAAGGAAATACTTTTGGCAGCTTGGATCATGAGTCTGATGCTCACCCTCCTGGGGTCCTCCTTCACTCTCCTGATACTTAATATCCTAGAAACTTGAGGAGGGAATTCAGagaataaacttaataataagtttaataataaatcaatttgtctccaaattcaaaattcatatAACCTATGGGAATACTGAAATCAActcaacataaaagaaaaactacattGAACATACGTGAAGGTATATTGAATGGATTTTAAGCCATTGTTTCTCCAGTGATTGGAATCTGGTCTCAGCAAGGATGCAGTGGCCCAAATGCTGCCAATGCACGAACAAGGTCCACACATGAACATGGGTTCTAAATACCTAGACTCCTTTCATTTCCTGTGACCGCGTCATGACAAGATAGATGATAAGTAAAATTTTGTGTCAGTTCTTTACAGAAGGccaaaaaacattttgattttttttttacaggaataaGACAATTCAATGCATGAATTTGGACCAATAAAGATTCAATATTTAGAGCCAATGCTCTGCAAAATTTCAATATCAAAGCAAGGGtaatggaaaaattataaacaaaaatattttcaactgaaGTAATGAAAAGAACTTTAATCTTCTTAGGTAAAGCACCTACCCTAAACACTAGAAAGTACTAGCAATTCAATGTGCTTCTTGAAAAAACTCAGACATTTATACAGTTATAAACAAGGAGAACCAAATAAGCTGATCTCTGTTCATGGGAAATACCCAGTCACAGTGTCAACACTTAAAGTTCATTCTAATTTTTCAAGCCATTTGCGAACACCTTCTTAGAATCCAGTGACTCTTACCACATTgttcaaagcaaagcaaagagagagacaaaaaactTCATGGGAGGTATACCAATTCTCAAGGTTCATGTGAGCCTTTAGAATATATATTGAGTGAAAGACGTCTAAACtgaaatttgtttaataaattacaaaaattcaACGTCTCTTGGCAGATACTgttatttctctttgaaaagaaatttatttttaagtaaaactttcaaagattattaaatttgaaaatcatCTCTTTCCATTTGGCCACTGCTTTTCCCAGACCTCTGAACAAGCCTATGAATTGTTAATTTCAAGACTGTCTCACTCACCATTAATTTTTCCGAGATCTGAGGAGGAGCTCTTCACcaaaattttcttccaaaatggaTTCAATAAAGGCAAATGCAAAACAGTCCACATATGACAGGAAAATCACAAATGCAAATACTAACCAGGTAAATTGTGGCTGAATGCCAATTATACCTTTAGAATAGTTCTTGAAAAATTCAAGCTTTCTCTTCAACTAAGTAATGTATTTAGGGAAGCAAATGAGAGCTAGATTCCAGGATTTCAGAATGCAATAAATTCTGGGTAAATTCAAATCACACAGCAGAATCGTATAACGCACAGCCTCTGCCACCAGCTGCACCTGTATGAATGTGACAAATGGAGGGTTGTTTGAAACCAgctcagaaaaaaatgtgaaatcacTTGGACACTCAAGAGGAAAGTTTCTAGCTTATGAATTGTGTATTTGTCTAAGACAACAGATTCAAAATAATGGTTTTAAGTGTTTTGTgtgatttcatattttcttaaatttttacttaCCTATAGCATTTGTGTCTTGTGAAGTAGCTGTTATAAAcgcagttttaaaaatgaaacactttggggctcctgggtgtctcagtcagttaagcatctgactcttggcttcaactcaggtcatgatctcacggttcatgagatctgggctgacagcacagagcctgcttgggatgctctctctccctctctctctctgcccctcccctgtttacacacacactctctctctccctcaaaataaataaataaaaatttaaaaaataaagtgctttttaaaaagtattgttacaattataattaatctttattgtaagaaattaatctgatttgttatttttttggctGATAAGAGTTTCCATATATTGCTCCATATTTTATTACCCTAGTTTATcacttgaaaatgaagaaaataatgttattGCTGTCTCCCCAGATGCTGATTATCATGGTGAAgatatttgaaatacaaaaaaatcccCATTGCTTCGCTAGAATAGGATATATTTCAGGTATATTCATATATCTTTTCTGTAACGCCTTGTACCAATATAGGCAAAAGGGAATAAAcatttatgataataaaaaaaaattccccaataGTCAGTATATCTTAGGATTTTTAGTCTAACATTGCACAGTTAATAATTTGTCATGTAAATATCAATTGGCTGGTTATGTATATGCTAAATTGTTCTACACCATTTTCTCAGTCACCTTTAATTCAACAAGCTCACTGAATGaaacacaattattaaaaatttttttaaagaattcctgGAAATGGAAGACTATAATTgatttgatttctagtttaactAAGAACTAGATTCTGTAGAAGTAAACAGTACTTGAAAACTCAGTTATCAGATCCTTTTAAATGCTTCATTCAATACATACAACCAAGTCCCAGAGATGTAACTTAGGACACAAAACTGTAAACTGtacaaatttcattttcttttcctcatgtcAATCATGACACTAGTCTAGAGTTTTAGACTTGAGATGACACTTTTTCACCTGTACCTAGAACTGGGAATAGACTCCTGGAGGCCACGGGGCTGGCTAATACCATTCACTGGGCAAAGTCAAAGTTTGTAGACAAGGAGGATGGCAAGTCCAGAGACCAGAGGCAAAAGTGATGTACAGGtcacaaaacaaacattttagaaaagttaGAGATGGGATAAGTCTTGCTGCATTTTGAACAGCTATGATGTGTAGAAGATAGGTGGAGAAGGTGATGAAGCCCTCAGGGGAATGTTTCAGAGGTAGCACTGACATTTACCTTCATGGCTAGTGAATGTACATTCTAGCACTGACCCTaagaggctttaaaaaaacatgaatggGTGTGGACAATGGGTGGCAAATccacttatttcctttttgaatttttaatactcttactatatatatatatatatatatatatacacacacacacacacacattaaaaaaaaattttgttcagagatgtctgggtggctcagtcagctgagtgtcctactcttgattttggttcaggtcctaaacccagggtcatgagatcaagccctgtgttgggctccacgttgagcctggaacctgtttacgattctctctctttctctctctcccaccctctctctctctctctctctcattcttcccctctctctcactcctgctctctctctctttctaaaataaaaaaaatcaacttatttaactaaaaaaaagaaaaattcacccATTTGTCTCCCTTGCTACtccttgccttttgcaacaaccaatttgttctctgtatctatgagcttgattttatttttttgtttgtttgttttgggaggggttatttgtttgtttttagattctacgtTTAAGagagattatacagtatttgtcttttcctgtctgacttatttcacttagcataatgccctaaaTGTCCattcatgctgttgcaaatgaaaagatttcattattttctcttggtgaataatatgtgtgtgtgcgtgtgtgtgtgtgatgtatcacagtttctttatccattcatccattgatggacacttaggctgttgccatattttttataaataatgcttcaatgaatatgggggtgcatatgtctttttgagttagtgtttttgttttcttcagataaatacccaaaagtggaattgctgaatcatatggtagttttacttttaattttttgaataatctctacactgttttccatagtggttgtaccaatatAAATTTCCACCATCAGTGAATAAGGGTTCCCTTtgttccacatctttgccagcccTTGTAATTTCTTGTCATTTAGATAGCAGCCATCCTAACAGAcgagatatctcattgtggtttttatttgcatttccctgataattaatgatttgctcatctgtatgtcttctttagaaaaatgtctatccagaccttctgcccattttttaatcaaattgggtttttttttttgctttggtttttgggGTTTAGCACATGTAATGTATTTATAATTCAGTAAGATTATGTGAACATCTCTTTGTAATAATAGATTCAATAACCTTTTCAAATGATACTCTTTAACAGGAGCATTAGATGACGTTAGCATGAGAATTTTATCCTGGTTATGCACTACTTTTATGACTGCAGTTTGCTGAAACTCGGGCCAGAATtctacaaataaaactttaaaaatatgagagaTCATTTAAGGGAATGAAGGATTCTTCATttcaggaaataattttcaaGTCTAGAGAAGAAATTGcctttgtggggtggggggagtagggagtggggaggaggacaTTTCTTAAAGTGTCTTAGAattattattaggaaaaaaaaagtgtattggGGAGAGAGGCACGTCTGAGGTTGGATACTTgtggcaataataaaaatagttgtcTGTCTTGAGGATGTATCATttgtcattaagaaaaaataaaaggcaaaaaggaaataatagtaagctaaataaaatatatttataatcatatttttcaGCAAAATTGAAAACGAATGAGAACTGATGAATGCCAATATGGCATTTTTCCCTAGGATGTAATTGGAAGACCCAACCTTCATTCAAATTTTTGGATTTGCATTCGCAGTTTCTTGTAAAGAGCACCAGATTCAAAAAGTAGTCcctctgattttcttccttccgGTAAAAATCTAGTGCAAGAGTCTACTTATGATCCAGGAATTGGCAGAAGATCAGATTTCTCAGTGCTCTATGTTCCTATCTGCAAGATCATCCGGTGGAGGTATTTAACACCTCCATAAGAAAAAGCTAAGATTTATGGTAGGGAACATGGCCTCCTCTTTGTCAGCGATTCCTCACCTTATCATCATGTCAGCAGAATTTATCACAGGGATTACAGTAAATGGATTTCTTGTAATCATCAACggtaaagaattgatcaaaagcAGAAAGCTAACACCAATGCAACTCCTTTGCATATGTATAGGGATATCGAGATTTGGTTTGTTGATGGTGTTAATGGTACAaagttttttctctgtgttctttccactctTTTATAGGGTAAAAATTTATGGTGCAGCAATGTTGTTCTTTTGGATGTTTTTTAGCTCTGTCAGTCTTTGGTTTGCCACCTGCCTTTCTGTGTTTTACTGCCTCAAGATATCAGGCTTCACTCAATCCTATTTTCTTTGGCTGAAATTCAGGATCTCAAAGTTAATGCCTTGGCTGCTTCTGGGAAGCCTGCTGGCCTCCATGAGCATTGCCGCTGTGTGTTTGGATGTAGGTTACCCTAAAAACACGAACAATAATGATTTCCTCAAGAATGCCACGCTGAAGAAGACTGAACTCAAGATAAGACCAATTAATGGAGTGCTTCTTGTCAACTTGGCATTACTATTTCCACTAGCCATATTTGTGATGTGTACTTTTATGTTATTCATTTCTCTCTATAGGCACACTCATCGGATGCAAAACAGATCTCATGGTGTTAGAAATGCCAGCACAGAAGCCcatataaatgcattaaaaacagTGATAacattcttttgcttctttatttcttattttgctgCCTTCATGGCCAATATGACATTCAGTATTCCTTACGGAAGTCAGTGCTTCTTTGTGGTAAAGGACATAATGGCAGCATTTCCCTCTGGACATTCAGTTATAATCATATTGAATAATTCTAAATTCCAACAACCTTTCAGGAGACTTCTCTGCCTCaaaaagaatcaatgaaatacaaacaatcctgaaaaagaagaaaggttcaATGAAGAGCAGAAGCAATGTTAAATATTGTGTATTTGTTTGACGTGGATTTGATAgacttatattttgtttttgtttacttatgtattttgtgtgctctctttctagcaatttccttctcctcttctaccCCCAGGACATGTGAAGCACTAATTTTGATGTTGGATGGATAGGATATTTTTTCCCCAGGGACTGTATACTTAAaacatatatgaataaatatatacataaaatatataagtgTTATGATACTAATACATTCAAATAATTAACATTTGCAGTAGAGTGGCagttgtataaaaaaaaaatcagagaagtaAAAAGACTTCATTTGGTTAACCAAAGTAGTTCTGTTATCTGTTTACTCAGGTCACTGAGAATCTTCTGTTTTAGATGAGCAAAATCACGTTGATTTAGGCTAAGACGTGTAACAGTATAACCAATTTGTCTATTTGGTTAAACATAACTATTTTTCAAAGAGCATCATTAGTGTAACTattgttaaaattcaaattatatattGAAAGTTTCTGGATGTCATGGCAATGAACCCAGATATGCAGATTAAAGTCTAACTTTGCTTTTGATATCAGTTACTAGTTCAAGTTGGTAAATGAGAAGATGCAAATAGAGCTAGCAtttatgtgcatatacacatacaatccATGGTCTCCATCTCTTACaagatgaagaaatattttctcgTCCCTTCAAGTGTTAAACTCCTGCCCAGAGAGAATAGGAGTGAGGTTGTTGACATTGAAGTCTCGGTAGGAAAATGTTTAGCTGATGTCTTAACCCCTTAACTGGTGCGTCAATTTCTTCCAGCTGGAAATATTGCCCAGGGTATGGCATCAGCAAAAGACTTGAAGATCTAAGGTAAAAGTTTTGAAACATGTTGGTAGAGTTGAGTGGATTCTGCTCTATAAATAAATAGTCttgctttaagaaagaaaaataatttttgtcatattttacatctcacgatatctattttgaatttgtgCAACCCTGActcctaaacaaacaaataaaaagaattgtagTTACTTTTAATTGTAAATAAACTGTGATTAGGTGACTTAGAAGTTGCaaggatgaaaacaaaaaaaaacaaacctagatgtgtgtgtacatggattttttctaatgttataaaatatttttacacacaATCGTTTGCTTCATTCTCAGAACATTGTGTAAAATAGGCAGTGGAATTATCTCAGTTTCCGCATGCAGAAGTAAGGTTTGAAGAGGTCGTTACACATACCTAAAGTCCATCAGCTATACTCactggagaaattggaactcaaATGTGGCTCTTATGTCTCTAAAGCCAGTGTTCTCTTATTTGGTTTTCTTCCCATTCTTATTTATAGAACTTTAGATCTtgaaatttatgataaaaaacaaTCAATGTTCAACCTATAATCAATGATATCCTATGACCTTTCTGTATTATGTTCTTAAACagtcaacttaaaaatatttcaaaatctctgaattattctattatttggtcaaatcctttattttttatatttatctcataTTTGGTTTGCTAATAGTCTGAAGTGATCTGAACATAGGTCCCCCAATTTACAATTTAATATCACTTGACTCCAGGAAATTACCATGCCAGGCTCACTCGTTGAGTCAGGTAAAACTAAACTCTCCCCTGGGAAAAACTGGATTCACTATGTTTACAGCCTGAGTTCAGGACAATTGCATAACTGGAACCTACTCCTTAGGTTATTCAACGACCTGTGCATCATCCTGGAAAAGCCCCATGGCCCCTTGTTCTAAGGCCAAGGTGAAAGTCTCACTGGTGCCAGTGCCTGAATTACATAGGTAGTCATGACAGATATTTCCATATTGAGGTGTGATACCATTGGGCCACTTATATCCTCtactatgttcatttatttttttaatttaaaa
This DNA window, taken from Panthera tigris isolate Pti1 chromosome A2, P.tigris_Pti1_mat1.1, whole genome shotgun sequence, encodes the following:
- the LOC102956017 gene encoding taste receptor type 2 member 7-like, whose product is MASSLSAIPHLIIMSAEFITGITVNGFLVIINGKELIKSRKLTPMQLLCICIGISRFGLLMVLMVQSFFSVFFPLFYRVKIYGAAMLFFWMFFSSVSLWFATCLSVFYCLKISGFTQSYFLWLKFRISKLMPWLLLGSLLASMSIAAVCLDVGYPKNTNNNDFLKNATLKKTELKIRPINGVLLVNLALLFPLAIFVMCTFMLFISLYRHTHRMQNRSHGVRNASTEAHINALKTVITFFCFFISYFAAFMANMTFSIPYGSQCFFVVKDIMAAFPSGHSVIIILNNSKFQQPFRRLLCLKKNQ